In the genome of Xiphias gladius isolate SHS-SW01 ecotype Sanya breed wild chromosome 1, ASM1685928v1, whole genome shotgun sequence, the window GAGACCGGCTGGACCTGCGGCACGGCAGGAGGCGGTTTTTAAACTCAGCTCACAAAACACGAGGGGGAAGACGATTTCGACTGATCTCACCTGTAGGAAACGATCCAGGACGGCAACTGTGAGGTACAGAgtctcctgcagcagctggaacCTGGAGTGAACCTGGACCAGCCAGTCGATCAGAAGAGCCCGCATGCGCTCGGTGATTTCATAACCCTGCATGTAGTTGGCTCGTACAGCCTGCTGCACCTGCGGGGAGGGACGATGTtgtaatacaaaatacagaagaaaagCAGCGAGTTTGAGTGGAGGAATAAATCACCTCCAGGAGGTGCAGATAGTTGTAGATATCTTTAACATATTCGGAGCAGAGCTGCGGCAGGTCTGCGTCCTGCTCGTCCACGTCCTGCACAGACAGCAGCGCCTCGGAGAAAGCCTGGCACAGTTCCTCCTCCTTCATGGAGGCGTCAGCCGGCCCCTCGGGAACTGAAGGGACAGGTTCTGCAGGTCCTTGGACCCGGGGGGCCGGACGCACCGCCTGGACTGCGGCGGGTTTGGCTTTTTGGGCACAAGATGCTTTGGCCGATGTTTTGGTTGGTCCCGTCCTCTGAGGAGAcaagtcaaatgcagttttatttagAGTTAGACTGAAACTCAACAAAAGTTAAGTCCCTCTGAGTTATATTCCGTCAGTGCAGGACTTGCTCCCGTTCAGACGCAGGAGCACGAGTGAGGTCCAGCACTGACGTCGGGCAATAAGGGCCTGGCTCACATTCCCTGTTCCGCTTCATCCCAAAGAAGCTGGATGGGGCTGAGGTCTGGGCTCCGTGCAAGAGTTCAGCTACCTAGCCAACCCCCGCTACCCCAACAGGCCCAACTAGCGCTCACTTCAAGGTCTCCCACTGGACTGAGACTCTGGGGTCCCTCAGCGTCTAACAAGTGAAGCCCAGGCTGACTATGCAGACGCTTTGTTTTGGTCCCAACCAAAGAGGTTTAGATATTCACAGTTGAGGAGCTAAAACCAAGAAATGACTTAAAACTAAAGGCGATTATCAAACAGTTGGCCGTTAATATTTGTTCAATGAGTTATCGAATAATCAACAAATCGTTTCGGCTCCACATTTGTGAGGTATGACCACTAAtgttgggggggagggggggtctGGGATAAGGCCACGGTGctgatggggttgaggtcaggtctccttcctctccactggAGCTAAGGGGGGCCTAGACCAGAGGGGGAGTCCACATAGTGTCGTTTGTGTCCAGGTTTTGTCTCCAGGTTTTGTCTCGGGTTTACAAGTGGCTCACGGAATGAAGCCGAAGGGGGGCTTGAGACAGCATGTGGACCAGGCAGCTGCTGGATCAAGCAGCGCTGTTCCTCCGGGTCGTTACCTTTGTGTTGACCGCTGCTCCGGGAAAGTTGGTGATCTCTCCGAGAGCGGCTCTCCTCGGACCCGCTGCCGCGGCCTTGCCCATCTTCACTGGGTTCTCTGCGGCTGGtagctgctaaaaaaaaaaaaaacaaataaaacaaaccaaatcaaTAAAAACGAGGAAATAAACCCCAGAGAATGAACACAAGCTCCTGAAACGCGGCTCTAGAGTCTCCGACGGTTACGAGAAGCAGAGGCGAACAGAAAGGCCTCGGAGGGAAGAGGCGGCGAACGGAGGCAACGGCGGCCGCTTCACAAACAACCAAACGCGGTGAAACGGCGAAGCGAACTCCGGTTACCTACCACAGCGCGGACTCCCACGGACGACATCTTTAACGTCGGCGGCAGAGACGTCAAACTGCGGCCTAAAGACGCGGCGAAACGGTCGATTCGGTTCAAGCGCCGACCGGAACAATTTACCGACCAGATCCGCGAAAGCGACACCGACTCGCGCAGGTAAACGACGCAGAGGCGAGCGGCTTTCAAATAGCGCTCCGTCGAATCTGATTGGATGCGGCTGTGGTAGGACGGCTCCTGATTGGCCGACAAGCTCGGGTCAGAGCTACAGGTTTAAAAATGGGACGATGATAATGTTAATGATGCTAATGATAGTAACATTATGGACAATAGTGGTTTTCAGGGACAATCATCCACTGCTCCTACAAACCACATGATGTTCCTCTGATAACTTATATTATATACATCTTATCCATATCCGCCGTGTTGATACTGAGCATGAGCAGCTGGGCCTCTGTCACACCTGCACAACGCGTCCTCGTTTACAAGCCCAGAAACCGGTTGACCTCTCCGTTGTTGCTGCTACATGTATTTTCGATTTACTTATTtgtattattgtaaattatttgATTAAGCCTTCGTACTGGCCATTGAAATATCAGTTAAGGAAATGGCTaatcattttattgatttatttatttgtggaATATGTTTTCAATCCCTTATATTAATGTCCACTGAGAGTTTAGTTGATTGAATGAGCTCATTGTGGCCTTAGTTTATGAGCACTGACACCCGCGGTCGTCCGCAGTAAAACGATCAACACTTGACAGTTGTGGGGTCAGGAACCGGGCGAAGTCCAAACTGAGAAACCTAAAGTCATCAAGTCGCACGTTAGACAAAATCAGCACAAAGCGCACTTTGTCACGGCTTCTCCCAGTGTGGATCTCGCGCTGCTGCAAACTGCGACTGCACAGAGAAGGTCATCGTCAGGTGTCAGCGCCCAATAGATCTTCTCCAGTAGAGACCCGCGCCATCAAATGCCACATCCACAAACACCTACGGGCCGGACGACGGTGTGGAAAACTGGGAGCGGTAACAGGTCTCAAGACCTTGACAGAAAGACACCAAACGACCCCGGACTAACAGACCGACTGCATCTTTGCTAGTTCGCTTGGTCAGGCCCTGACCAGGACAAGACCAGTCAAGGCCTCATGGGTTTTTaaggggttttctttttttttgggctcTTTGTCGTGTTTTTGGAGGAAGCCCGGTCAAACTTAGATAAAGGCCGAATGTAATCCTCATGAAATCCCTTGAGTTTTCTTTCAGAAGACTAATCCTGGGAGCTCTTTCAGATCAGCTGAGGTTCAGTCCAACGAAATCAAGTATCTTCAAGGACACTCCTTGAAattccaaatgttttttaataccAGTGTTTTCCCGTCAGTGATGCGCTGGGTGACATTTTTAAGCGGCTCTAAATGGTTTTGAAGCGCTGCAGGTGTGTTGAATTGTGAAACCAGCTGCCAGCATTCAGAACCAGCGCGGTGTCATCAAACCCGCGCTTTCGTTTTCCACTTACCGGGGCCTTGAGGCACACCTCATTTAAACAACCACAGAACTCATATGGTCGTATGAAGTAACATCTCTGCTCGCTCCTGCTCATGCCTTTATTGAGATTGGGCAGATGTGTCAAGAAATGGCAGCATCGGTATAAATCTACATCTTCTAATGCTGAAATACAGATGTGCAGGGTTTCCACATAAGACAGTTTGTAATAAAACTTAAGGGCTCATTCTGTGCAAGTCTGAATgtcttttatttgattaataaaCACAAATCCATCTGTCTTGGCTGGCGTTGcgctttaaaatgaaaacagtggtGATTTCAGCCCCTGCCAATAATGAATTGTTTATTACCATTAGGAGCCAACATTCCTGAAGTCACAGAAGTTCACAAGGATGACCAATTTTATTTCTTGAGAGGAAATCAGTAGCACTTTCTGCCTCTTTATTCGAGCGTCTTCCTTCAGCCATGTCCTCACATAACCATGGAACAGCAGTGCATGAAcagtacaaaaatacacaagccTAATGGACGGCTGAATAATAAAAAGCTCCTCCTCCCGTGGTTTCACTCAAACCCCGGGAGACCGCAATAACAAAGCGTTTACGCAGAGATGACGAGAAAAGTCTGGGgatgttctatatttttcttattgacGACAgcaaatcccacgaaaagaccagAGACAAGGATGAATCGATTCTACTAACAAGcattgtttgattgattttattccttcgtgccatagagctccactagagcaccaaatgtgtattaatctgcagctgaaaatagtctccTCCGGGTTGAGTGACAACGACGTCcagctgtgctttttttttttttaaaaaaaaaacctatatatataaaaatttgtGAGTTGtgttaaagatttacatcttcaatGGGAATCAACCACAGACAGAGGGgcagggaagtcagaaagtgttgagagacggACAAACGCACCGTTGGATTTTGGGCTTTTTGTGGGATTTGAcgacaatgagaaaaatacagaatattggAGAGATTATCCTTTAAGAGTGTACAAATCCAGCAGAGTTACCGAGGATGCAAATAAGGAGTGAagcacaaaaaactgaaaatcgaTAAatgcgtggggggggggggttcctgaATTACCTAAAATACTCAGGGTACAGTTAATCTTGTCGTACAGTAACTGGTGAATGTCAGTGGAATTACCCAGAAGCCTTTATGGCAGCTCCTTCCAGTATTTGTTGACTGGACTCAGGTGTGAAGTAAACACCATCGCGTTCAGCCTATGATACACTGCCGAGCTACAGCAGTTTACAAATCTAGTCTTTGGTGACTTTACCCGGTGCAATcagcaaccttttttttggggggggcacGGCCTCAAATATCAGCCAATAGATCTAGATGGTCCAATGCCGATGTTTATTCAAAATGTGTcctctagagctgcaacgatcagataaaatcatttattttgataactgattaaaaCCCAAGCTGGTCCCAGTTTCTCATATGTGAGAAGTTGTTGCTTCTGTCGGCCACATATGACAGCAAACCCAGCCTCTTTGAATTTCGGGCTTTTGGTCGAATAGAAACATCAATGTGAATACAATCATCTTTGGGTTGTGGGAAATTAGTTTTCTTAAATTCTACAGACAAAAGggttaatcgagaaaataatgagcagattaagtaaaagtaatatcATAGTAAAATTAttcggtaaaaaaaaaaaaaaaaatgcagtgccTTAACTGATTGGCAGTGTTACTGATTTCTTATTCCAGCAGAGTGTTAACAGATGCATTCTGCATCAGTAAAACCTCACTTCACTTATTGCCCCGTTTTATCTGTTGTGGGGAGACGAGACCCAGACAGAACGAGGAAGAAGAGTGAACAGAATCAGTTGCTATTTTGGTTCATCTGCAGATACTCATGGTGTAA includes:
- the LOC120795915 gene encoding LOW QUALITY PROTEIN: G2/mitotic-specific cyclin-B2-like (The sequence of the model RefSeq protein was modified relative to this genomic sequence to represent the inferred CDS: inserted 1 base in 1 codon), whose product is MSSVGVRAVQLPAAENPVKMGKAAAAGPRRAALGEITNFPGAAVNTKRTGPTKTSAKASCAQKAKPAAVQAVRPAPRVQGPAEPVPSVPEGPADASMKEEELCQAFSEALLSVQDVDEQDADLPQLCSEYVKDIYNYLHLLEVQQAVRANYMQGYEITERMRALLIDWLVQVHSRFQLLQETLYLTVAVLDRFLQVQPVSRRKLQLVGVTAMLVACKYEEMYAPEVGDFAYITDNAXTKSQILEMEQLVLRSLNFQLGRPLPLHFLRRASKVANSDVERHTLAKYLMELTLLDYDMVHYRPSEVAAASLCLSQLLLDGLPWSPTQQHYSTYDEAHLKPIVQHIAKNVVTVNEGESAVKNKYSSSKLMKISLIPQLKSAIVRNMAAPLLNNP